In one Sphingobacterium daejeonense genomic region, the following are encoded:
- a CDS encoding alpha-L-rhamnosidase-related protein: protein MKHKPILILVSIILSHFVAQAQHKLSDGSKHISPLTREYIYPTRIIWQEGDIKGSESLKVEGNGQANLTNDNITILKNTGSAKSSVLLDFGKELNGSLEIVTGMWGGGNAPKNVRIRLGESVSEAMSEIGAKGATNDHAMRDMNLQLPWLGKNQTGESGFRFARIDFLDPDAELHLREVRAIATYRDIPYLGSFKSSDERLNKIWDVGAYTVHLNMQDYLWDAIKRDRLVWVGDLHPEVATVNTVFGYNDVVPRSLDLARESTPLGSWMCGISTYSMWWIVLHYDWYMAHGDLAYLKEQQPYLQGLVKQILGKVRDGKEEMDGTRFLDWPSSEDSLAIHAGLQAMTILGLEKASQISTFLNDPETKKLCDDALVKMRKIKPKHNNSKQAAALMSLVGLMDEQKAYNEVLKVGGAKKFSTFYGYYMLEAMAKAGKYKEAMDIISEYWGAMLDLGATTFWEDFNIEWLPNASRIDELVPEGKVDIHGDFGAYCYVGHRHSFAHGWASGPTSWLSEHVLGIKVAEPGGKAYTVKPNLGNLTFAEGTFPTKYGLIKVKHTKDANGKVVSEIEAPKEIKIIR from the coding sequence ATGAAGCATAAACCTATTCTAATACTGGTTAGTATTATATTGTCTCATTTTGTTGCCCAGGCACAGCATAAATTAAGCGATGGATCGAAACATATTAGCCCCTTGACAAGGGAATACATCTATCCAACTCGTATAATTTGGCAAGAAGGGGATATCAAAGGGTCAGAAAGCTTAAAAGTGGAAGGAAATGGACAAGCGAATTTGACTAATGATAATATTACCATCTTAAAAAATACAGGTTCAGCAAAAAGTTCTGTTCTTTTGGATTTTGGAAAGGAACTGAACGGATCATTGGAAATTGTAACGGGTATGTGGGGAGGTGGAAATGCTCCGAAAAATGTCAGAATCCGTCTTGGAGAATCTGTGTCGGAAGCAATGTCAGAAATAGGAGCAAAAGGAGCGACCAATGACCATGCCATGCGGGACATGAATCTCCAATTGCCTTGGTTAGGGAAAAATCAAACCGGAGAATCTGGGTTCCGATTTGCTAGGATTGATTTCTTGGATCCAGATGCTGAACTACACCTTAGAGAAGTCAGAGCAATAGCAACCTATAGAGACATACCTTACCTGGGTTCGTTCAAAAGTTCAGATGAAAGACTCAACAAAATCTGGGATGTAGGGGCATATACTGTCCACCTTAACATGCAAGATTATCTTTGGGATGCCATTAAGCGCGATCGTTTAGTGTGGGTAGGGGACTTACATCCTGAAGTTGCAACTGTAAATACCGTATTTGGATATAATGACGTAGTGCCTAGAAGTCTAGACTTGGCCAGAGAATCAACTCCGCTAGGCTCATGGATGTGTGGAATCAGTACTTATTCCATGTGGTGGATCGTATTGCATTACGATTGGTATATGGCACATGGTGATCTAGCTTATTTAAAGGAGCAACAGCCATATCTTCAAGGGTTAGTTAAACAGATTTTAGGTAAGGTTAGAGATGGAAAAGAAGAAATGGATGGTACTCGTTTCTTGGATTGGCCATCTAGTGAAGATAGCTTGGCAATTCATGCCGGTTTACAAGCCATGACAATTTTAGGACTTGAAAAAGCGTCTCAAATAAGCACATTCTTAAATGATCCAGAAACAAAAAAGCTATGTGATGATGCTTTGGTGAAAATGAGAAAAATAAAACCTAAACACAACAATTCAAAGCAGGCAGCTGCACTAATGTCATTAGTTGGCTTAATGGATGAACAAAAAGCATATAATGAGGTCTTAAAAGTTGGTGGTGCAAAGAAATTCTCAACCTTCTATGGGTATTATATGTTGGAAGCCATGGCAAAAGCTGGAAAATATAAGGAAGCAATGGATATTATTTCCGAATATTGGGGAGCAATGCTTGATTTAGGAGCAACCACTTTTTGGGAAGATTTCAATATTGAATGGCTTCCGAATGCTAGTCGGATCGATGAACTGGTGCCAGAAGGAAAAGTAGACATTCATGGTGATTTTGGAGCATATTGTTATGTGGGACATCGCCATAGTTTTGCGCACGGTTGGGCATCAGGTCCTACTTCTTGGCTCTCGGAACATGTTTTGGGAATTAAAGTTGCTGAACCAGGTGGTAAAGCTTACACAGTAAAACCAAATCTAGGAAACCTGACATTTGCAGAAGGAACTTTCCCAACAAAATATGGCCTCATAAAAGTCAAACATACAAAGGATGCTAATGGCAAAGTGGTTTCCGAAATCGAAGCCCCAAAAGAAATTAAAATAATTAGATAA